From the Nocardiopsis changdeensis genome, one window contains:
- the trpA gene encoding tryptophan synthase subunit alpha — MTTLQNKLAQARAQGRAALIGYLPAGFPDVESSIKVVRAMVEGGCDVIEVGLPYSDPMMDGPTIQRAADAALAAGTTTDDVFRVVEATAETGAAAVVMSYWNPIERYGVERFAGNLAKAGGAGVITPDLIPEEAQEWIAASDTAGLDRIFLVAPSSTDRRLELTTRACSGFVYAASLMGVTGTRTQVAGTAAELVRRTREATRESGLPICVGLGISSGAQAAEVAAYADGVIVGAGFCQRVLDAPDLETGLIAVTSFAEELAAGVRSR, encoded by the coding sequence ATGACGACCCTCCAGAACAAGCTCGCCCAGGCCCGGGCCCAGGGCCGGGCCGCCCTCATCGGCTACCTCCCGGCCGGGTTCCCCGACGTCGAGTCCTCGATCAAGGTCGTCCGGGCCATGGTCGAGGGCGGCTGCGACGTCATCGAGGTGGGCCTGCCCTACTCCGACCCGATGATGGACGGCCCCACCATCCAGCGGGCGGCCGACGCCGCGCTGGCGGCGGGGACCACCACCGACGACGTGTTCCGGGTGGTGGAGGCGACCGCCGAGACCGGCGCGGCCGCCGTGGTCATGTCGTACTGGAACCCGATCGAGCGCTACGGAGTGGAGCGCTTCGCGGGGAACCTCGCCAAGGCGGGCGGGGCCGGGGTCATCACCCCCGACCTCATCCCCGAGGAGGCGCAGGAGTGGATCGCGGCCTCCGACACCGCGGGCCTGGACCGGATCTTCCTGGTGGCGCCCTCCTCCACCGACCGGCGGCTGGAGCTGACCACCCGGGCGTGCAGCGGGTTCGTGTACGCGGCCTCGCTGATGGGGGTCACCGGGACCCGCACCCAGGTGGCCGGCACCGCCGCCGAGCTGGTGCGGCGCACCCGGGAGGCCACCCGCGAGTCGGGGCTGCCGATCTGCGTGGGCCTGGGCATCTCCTCGGGGGCGCAGGCCGCCGAGGTCGCCGCCTACGCCGACGGCGTCATCGTCGGCGCCGGGTTCTGCCAGCGGGTGCTGGACGCCCCGGACCTGGAGACCGGGCTCATCGCGGTGACGTCGTTCGCCGAGGAACTGGCGGCGGGCGTCCGGTCCCGCTGA
- the trpB gene encoding tryptophan synthase subunit beta, protein MSHDPQLPDARGHYGRFGGRFAPEALIAALDEVETEWEKARHDPAFQAELAELLKDYTGRPSALSEARNFSEHCGGARILLKREDLNHTGSHKINNVLGQALLTKRMGKTRVIAETGAGQHGVATATACALMGLECVIYMGEEDTRRQALNVARMRMLGAEVVPVTIGSRTLKDAINEAFRDWVANVDRTHYLFGTVAGPHPFPKLVRDLHFVVGAEAREQVLERVGRLPDAVAACVGGGSNAMAVFAAFIPDALVALYGFEAGGDGADTPRTAASISSGSPGVFHGARTFVLQDEYGQTLPSHSISAGLDYPAVGPEHAYLADTGRANYEAITDAEAMEAFRLLCRTEGIIPAIESAHALAGARKLGERLGPDAVILVNLSGRGDKDVDTAAAYFGLIDGKDEA, encoded by the coding sequence ATGAGCCACGATCCGCAGCTGCCCGACGCGCGCGGGCACTACGGCCGCTTCGGCGGCCGCTTCGCCCCCGAGGCGCTCATCGCCGCCCTCGACGAGGTCGAGACCGAGTGGGAGAAGGCCCGCCACGACCCGGCCTTCCAGGCCGAGCTGGCCGAGCTCCTCAAGGACTACACCGGCCGCCCCAGCGCCCTGAGCGAGGCCCGCAACTTCTCCGAGCACTGCGGCGGCGCCCGCATCCTGCTCAAGCGCGAGGACCTCAACCACACCGGATCGCACAAGATCAACAACGTGCTGGGCCAGGCCCTGCTCACCAAGCGCATGGGCAAGACCCGCGTCATCGCCGAGACCGGCGCCGGCCAGCACGGGGTGGCCACCGCCACCGCCTGCGCCCTGATGGGCCTGGAGTGCGTCATCTACATGGGCGAGGAGGACACCCGCCGCCAGGCGCTCAACGTCGCCCGGATGCGCATGCTCGGCGCCGAGGTCGTCCCCGTCACCATCGGCAGCCGCACCCTGAAGGACGCCATCAACGAGGCGTTCCGCGACTGGGTCGCCAACGTCGACCGCACCCACTACCTGTTCGGCACGGTCGCCGGCCCCCACCCCTTCCCGAAGCTGGTCCGCGACCTGCACTTCGTGGTCGGCGCCGAGGCCCGCGAGCAGGTCCTGGAGCGGGTCGGCCGGCTGCCCGACGCGGTCGCGGCCTGCGTGGGCGGCGGGTCCAACGCCATGGCGGTCTTCGCCGCGTTCATCCCCGACGCCTTGGTGGCCCTGTACGGGTTCGAGGCCGGGGGCGACGGCGCCGACACCCCCCGCACCGCGGCCTCCATCAGCTCCGGCAGCCCCGGCGTGTTCCACGGCGCCCGCACCTTCGTCCTCCAGGACGAGTACGGGCAGACGCTGCCCAGCCACTCCATCTCCGCGGGGCTGGACTACCCGGCGGTGGGCCCCGAGCACGCCTACCTCGCCGACACCGGCCGGGCGAACTACGAGGCGATCACCGACGCCGAGGCCATGGAGGCCTTCCGGCTGCTGTGCCGCACCGAAGGCATCATCCCGGCCATCGAGAGCGCCCACGCCCTGGCCGGGGCCCGCAAGCTGGGGGAGCGGCTGGGCCCCGACGCGGTGATCCTGGTGAACCTCTCCGGGCGCGGCGACAAGGACGTGGACACCGCGGCCGCCTACTTCGGCCTGATCGACGGTAAGGACGAGGCGTGA
- the trpC gene encoding indole-3-glycerol phosphate synthase TrpC has protein sequence MSVLDEILDGVRADLAERQEALPLDALKEQAASAPTPKDAEAALRRPGVHVIAEVKRASPSKGPLATIADPAALARDYEAGGAALISVLTEQRRFNGSLDDLRAVARAVDTPLLRKDFVVSSYQLWEARVHGASAVLLIVAALPQEALVSLVERARSLGLMPLVEVHDEEEVDRALDAGATVIGVNARNLKTLEVDRDTFARVAPRIPSDIVKIAESGIRGPHDLLAYAGAGAGAVLVGESLVRGRNPREAVADLVTAGAHPALRDRN, from the coding sequence GTGAGCGTGCTCGACGAGATCCTCGACGGAGTACGCGCCGACCTGGCCGAGCGCCAGGAGGCCCTGCCCCTGGACGCGCTCAAGGAGCAGGCCGCGTCGGCGCCCACCCCGAAGGACGCCGAAGCCGCCCTGCGCCGCCCCGGTGTCCACGTCATCGCCGAGGTCAAGCGCGCCAGCCCCTCCAAGGGCCCGCTGGCGACCATCGCCGACCCGGCCGCCCTGGCCCGCGACTACGAGGCCGGCGGGGCCGCGCTCATCAGCGTCCTCACCGAGCAGCGCCGCTTCAACGGCAGCCTCGACGACCTGCGCGCCGTCGCCCGCGCCGTCGACACCCCGCTGCTGCGCAAGGACTTCGTCGTCAGCTCCTACCAGCTGTGGGAGGCCCGCGTCCACGGCGCCTCCGCCGTCCTGCTCATCGTCGCCGCCCTGCCCCAGGAGGCCCTGGTGTCCCTGGTGGAGCGGGCCCGCTCCCTGGGCCTGATGCCCCTGGTGGAGGTCCACGACGAGGAGGAGGTCGACCGCGCCCTCGACGCCGGGGCCACCGTCATCGGCGTCAACGCGCGCAACCTCAAGACCCTGGAGGTCGACCGGGACACCTTCGCCCGCGTCGCCCCCCGCATCCCCTCCGACATCGTCAAGATCGCCGAGTCCGGCATCCGCGGGCCGCACGACCTGCTGGCCTACGCCGGTGCCGGCGCCGGAGCCGTCCTCGTCGGCGAGAGCCTCGTGCGCGGCCGCAACCCGCGCGAGGCCGTCGCCGACCTGGTCACCGCCGGGGCCCACCCCGCCCTGCGCGACCGGAACTAG
- a CDS encoding CD225/dispanin family protein, with amino-acid sequence MSYQPPTGGYGPPTGGYGPPPGGFGGQPQQPPGDRPKTYLVHNILGILSCIPVLGIIGLVFSLQVNSKWDSGDFAGAQDAAKTAKTLGIISLVLFILGAVIAVIYIVLMFIGIVLVGSASTTTTYY; translated from the coding sequence ATGAGCTACCAACCGCCCACCGGAGGCTACGGTCCCCCGACCGGCGGCTACGGCCCTCCCCCCGGCGGCTTCGGCGGCCAGCCCCAGCAACCGCCCGGCGATCGTCCCAAGACCTACCTGGTGCACAACATTCTGGGGATCCTCAGTTGTATCCCGGTGCTCGGGATCATCGGCCTGGTCTTCTCGCTTCAGGTGAACAGCAAATGGGACTCGGGCGACTTCGCGGGCGCACAGGACGCGGCCAAGACCGCGAAGACCCTCGGCATCATCAGTCTTGTGCTGTTCATCCTCGGTGCAGTGATCGCCGTCATCTACATCGTGCTCATGTTCATTGGAATCGTGCTGGTCGGTTCGGCGAGCACCACTACCACCTACTACTAG
- a CDS encoding DUF2752 domain-containing protein has product MHRVPPPVWPLSAGALVLAGATLLHFVDPNEPGNYPTCPWLLMTGTFCPGCGTMRAIALTTHGDILGAISMNPLLVLLAPYILWAYAQWIVSTVRPPKAPPRPTPSWFLWTLTIVITGFWVLRNLPWFSFLAPGTPLFPGW; this is encoded by the coding sequence TTGCACAGGGTCCCGCCGCCCGTGTGGCCGCTGAGCGCCGGAGCGCTCGTGCTGGCCGGGGCGACTCTGCTCCACTTCGTGGATCCCAATGAACCGGGCAACTACCCCACCTGCCCCTGGCTACTGATGACCGGCACCTTCTGTCCGGGCTGCGGCACCATGCGCGCCATCGCGCTGACCACCCATGGGGACATCCTCGGCGCCATCAGCATGAACCCGCTGCTGGTCCTGCTCGCCCCGTACATCCTGTGGGCGTACGCGCAGTGGATCGTCTCCACGGTCCGCCCGCCCAAAGCACCCCCCAGACCCACACCGAGTTGGTTCCTGTGGACCCTCACCATCGTCATCACGGGTTTCTGGGTGCTGAGGAACCTGCCCTGGTTCTCCTTCCTGGCGCCGGGGACACCACTGTTCCCCGGCTGGTGA
- a CDS encoding CD225/dispanin family protein, with protein MSYGPPPPAGPPGPGGYGPPPGGGGYGPPPGATPPDNGLVWAIVAIFCCWPFAIPALINATKVNDLWNRGDQAGAMQAQAQAKKWTKWAFISAGIMWALIILWYILMFVVFGAMAASTSSYSY; from the coding sequence ATGAGCTATGGTCCCCCGCCCCCCGCAGGTCCCCCCGGACCCGGCGGCTACGGCCCGCCCCCCGGTGGCGGCGGCTACGGCCCGCCCCCCGGCGCCACCCCTCCCGACAACGGGCTCGTCTGGGCCATCGTCGCGATCTTCTGCTGCTGGCCGTTCGCCATCCCGGCCCTCATCAACGCGACCAAGGTCAACGACCTGTGGAACCGCGGCGACCAGGCCGGTGCCATGCAGGCCCAGGCCCAGGCGAAGAAGTGGACCAAGTGGGCCTTCATCTCCGCCGGTATCATGTGGGCCCTGATCATCCTCTGGTACATCCTGATGTTCGTGGTCTTCGGAGCCATGGCGGCCTCCACCAGCAGCTACAGCTACTAG
- a CDS encoding HGxxPAAW family protein, which produces MAADEHHDDHGNTVSAWFLTVSWIVAWTVAAAAIILGGDLITWTVIGLGASVVLAVIAGVMKKVGLGRKEPRPVPPTREEWEASRKKVAA; this is translated from the coding sequence ATGGCCGCTGACGAACACCACGACGACCACGGCAACACCGTCTCCGCCTGGTTCCTCACTGTTTCCTGGATCGTCGCCTGGACGGTGGCGGCCGCCGCCATCATCCTGGGCGGGGACCTCATCACCTGGACCGTGATCGGCCTGGGCGCCAGTGTGGTCCTGGCGGTCATCGCCGGTGTAATGAAGAAGGTCGGCCTGGGCCGCAAGGAGCCGCGCCCGGTGCCGCCGACCCGCGAAGAGTGGGAAGCGTCTCGCAAGAAGGTCGCCGCCTAG
- a CDS encoding Trp biosynthesis-associated membrane protein gives MTPPAPEETTAAAPPADPAARRARREFGAAVLGLAAGAGLLLASAGRAWATGDLITAGPVVPAPVQITGGDLTGVPAGIGWAALAGIAGIYAARGWARRLIGALLALGGGYALSAVVAAARPAALAEAVDAAAAAGTARAAGTPSSWRLSPAMAAAGAALIAAAGVLALLRAPAWPGMGTRYDRDAAPRANATGTPADLWKSLDAGDDPTLDAPDGDTAPARPAGGAATGDGTEPAPPTPRSADSKEKP, from the coding sequence GTGACCCCGCCCGCACCCGAGGAGACCACCGCCGCCGCGCCGCCCGCCGACCCGGCGGCGCGGCGCGCCCGCCGCGAGTTCGGCGCGGCCGTCCTCGGCCTGGCCGCCGGGGCCGGGCTGCTGCTCGCCTCCGCCGGACGCGCCTGGGCCACCGGAGACCTCATCACCGCCGGACCGGTCGTGCCGGCCCCGGTGCAGATCACCGGCGGCGACCTCACCGGGGTCCCGGCCGGGATCGGCTGGGCCGCGCTGGCGGGCATCGCCGGGATCTACGCCGCCCGCGGGTGGGCGCGCCGCCTCATCGGCGCCCTGCTCGCCCTGGGCGGCGGCTACGCCCTGAGCGCCGTCGTCGCGGCGGCGCGCCCCGCGGCGCTGGCCGAGGCCGTCGACGCGGCCGCCGCCGCGGGCACCGCCCGCGCGGCCGGGACCCCGAGCTCCTGGCGGCTAAGCCCGGCCATGGCCGCCGCGGGCGCCGCGCTGATCGCGGCCGCCGGCGTGCTCGCCCTCCTCCGCGCCCCCGCCTGGCCGGGCATGGGGACCCGGTACGATCGGGACGCCGCACCGCGCGCGAACGCCACGGGCACACCCGCCGACCTGTGGAAATCGCTCGACGCGGGTGACGACCCCACACTCGACGCCCCCGACGGCGACACCGCTCCCGCGCGCCCCGCGGGCGGTGCCGCCACCGGGGACGGCACCGAACCCGCACCGCCGACCCCGAGGTCGGCCGACTCGAAGGAGAAGCCCTGA
- the hisI gene encoding phosphoribosyl-AMP cyclohydrolase, with the protein MSVTSLDPAIAARLKRTEDGLVPAVVQQHDTGEVLMLAWMDDEALHRTLTTGAATYWSRSRGEYWVKGATSGNTQRVVSVALDCDGDTLLLKVDQTGAACHTGDRTCFDAGRLL; encoded by the coding sequence ATGAGCGTCACCAGCCTCGACCCGGCCATCGCCGCCCGCCTCAAACGCACCGAGGACGGACTCGTCCCCGCCGTCGTGCAGCAGCACGACACGGGCGAGGTCCTCATGCTCGCCTGGATGGACGACGAGGCCCTGCACCGCACCCTCACCACCGGTGCGGCCACCTACTGGTCGCGCAGCCGCGGCGAGTACTGGGTCAAGGGCGCCACCTCCGGCAACACCCAGCGTGTGGTGTCCGTCGCACTCGACTGCGACGGCGACACCCTGCTGCTCAAGGTCGACCAGACCGGGGCGGCCTGCCACACCGGCGACCGCACCTGCTTCGACGCCGGGCGCCTGCTGTGA
- a CDS encoding sugar isomerase, with the protein MTAQALSADLAEMPASLNALAERFPRWDPYAALPALLDDEPAAVRFLGIGAARGVCEVAAARLRLAGIGAVADSSASAQEPPAGPETLVVGVSLGGGQRELCTVLDRYVGRSPVVVLAAAGSEAVVARYADLLVPLHAGDERAGLGCRAYQHALGLALLLGHRLGAPVLGGSRNLPSLLRRSANAVQALLASAHTWVPEAARALESPHGVHLVAPAERTASAVQGAQLLRKGPVAVAHTCETGEWSHTDRYLAAVTDYRALLFAGSAYDERFSEHLGQLRGRFVAVGPTPGRESVPGAELTVRYPGDTDPDVALLVETVVPGLVAAHLWRESGR; encoded by the coding sequence GTGACGGCCCAGGCCCTGTCAGCCGACCTGGCGGAGATGCCCGCCTCCCTGAACGCGCTGGCGGAGCGGTTCCCGCGCTGGGACCCGTACGCGGCGCTGCCCGCGCTGCTGGACGACGAGCCCGCGGCGGTGCGGTTCCTGGGGATCGGCGCGGCCCGGGGCGTGTGCGAGGTGGCGGCGGCGCGGCTGAGGCTGGCCGGCATCGGCGCGGTCGCGGACTCCTCCGCGTCCGCCCAGGAGCCGCCCGCGGGTCCGGAGACCCTGGTGGTGGGGGTGAGCCTGGGCGGCGGCCAGCGGGAGCTGTGCACGGTCCTGGACCGGTACGTGGGCCGCTCCCCCGTGGTGGTGCTGGCCGCCGCGGGCTCCGAGGCCGTGGTGGCGCGGTACGCGGACCTGCTGGTGCCGCTGCACGCCGGGGACGAGCGGGCGGGGCTGGGCTGCCGGGCCTACCAGCACGCGCTGGGGCTGGCCCTGCTGCTGGGCCACCGGCTGGGCGCCCCGGTGCTGGGCGGCAGCCGCAACCTGCCGAGCCTGCTGCGCCGGTCGGCCAACGCGGTGCAGGCGCTGCTGGCGTCGGCGCACACCTGGGTGCCCGAGGCCGCGCGGGCGCTGGAGTCGCCGCACGGGGTGCACCTGGTGGCGCCGGCCGAGCGCACCGCGTCGGCGGTGCAGGGCGCCCAGCTGCTGCGCAAGGGCCCGGTGGCGGTGGCGCACACCTGTGAGACCGGCGAGTGGTCGCACACCGACCGGTACCTGGCGGCGGTCACCGACTACCGGGCGCTGCTGTTCGCCGGGTCGGCCTACGACGAGCGGTTCTCCGAGCACCTGGGGCAGCTGCGGGGCCGGTTCGTGGCGGTGGGCCCCACCCCCGGGCGCGAGAGCGTGCCGGGGGCGGAGCTGACCGTGCGCTACCCGGGCGACACCGACCCCGACGTCGCCCTCCTGGTCGAGACGGTGGTCCCCGGCCTGGTCGCCGCCCACCTGTGGCGGGAGTCGGGCCGGTGA
- a CDS encoding ABC transporter ATP-binding protein, which produces MSAPAPTREEDEREPAGSRDAAPGRADSSVSLHRSTDSAMDTLKRGLRLSPEFAKGLWLTLAFAVIATVGKVVVPIAVQQIIDNGISASGGPDLGFVVRMVAVCAGLLVVTMVCSYLMNVRLYKATESGLATLRRKAFRHVHDLSVLTQNSERKGALVSRVTSDVDQISTFMQWGGILLIVSAGQLLIATVLMAVYSWQLTIVVWVCFLPLLFGVRWLQKLLSKAYLKVRENTGDMLGVIGETVMGAAVIRAHGTEERTARRIDTTVVATRRAQVRAQRLSVAVSPFAEIVSAVGNTAVVLLGVWLGLDGDLTAGRLIAFLFLMTLFIQPMMMATEIFNEAQNAIAGWRRVLGVLDTVPDISDPGEAGTVLPRGPVRVDFDRVTYSYPDGPVVLDDVTVTIESGTRLAVVGETGSGKTTFVKLLTRLMDPDRGTVLLDGTDLREIAFSSLRGRVVMVPQEGFLFDSSLGDNIRFARPESTDAELRTAITDLGLDEWLDSLAHGLDTPVGQRGESLSAGERQLVALIRAYVADPDLLVLDEATSAVDPHTEMRIQRALDRLTRGRTSVAIAHRLSTAEAADRVLVFDDGRIVQSGSHAELVSRPGVYADLYASWVRSSA; this is translated from the coding sequence ATGAGCGCACCCGCACCCACCCGAGAGGAAGACGAGCGCGAACCCGCGGGGTCCCGGGACGCGGCCCCCGGACGCGCCGACTCCTCGGTGTCCCTGCACCGCTCCACCGACTCCGCGATGGACACCCTCAAGCGCGGCCTGCGCCTGTCCCCGGAGTTCGCCAAGGGCCTGTGGCTCACCCTCGCCTTCGCGGTGATCGCCACCGTCGGCAAGGTCGTCGTGCCCATCGCCGTCCAGCAGATCATCGACAACGGCATCTCCGCCTCCGGCGGCCCCGACCTGGGCTTCGTCGTCCGCATGGTCGCGGTCTGCGCGGGCCTGCTGGTCGTCACCATGGTCTGCTCCTACCTGATGAACGTGCGCCTGTACAAGGCCACCGAGTCGGGGCTGGCGACCCTGCGCCGCAAGGCGTTCCGGCACGTCCACGACCTGTCCGTGCTCACCCAGAACAGCGAGCGCAAGGGCGCCCTGGTCTCCCGCGTCACCAGCGACGTGGACCAGATCAGCACGTTCATGCAGTGGGGCGGCATCCTCCTCATCGTCAGCGCCGGGCAGCTGCTCATCGCCACCGTCCTCATGGCGGTCTACTCCTGGCAGCTCACCATCGTGGTGTGGGTGTGCTTCCTGCCCCTGCTGTTCGGGGTGCGCTGGCTCCAGAAGCTGCTGTCCAAGGCCTACCTGAAGGTCCGCGAGAACACCGGCGACATGCTCGGCGTCATCGGCGAGACCGTCATGGGCGCCGCCGTCATCCGCGCCCACGGCACCGAGGAGCGCACCGCCCGCCGCATCGACACCACCGTCGTCGCCACCCGCCGCGCCCAGGTGCGCGCCCAGAGGCTGTCGGTGGCGGTGTCCCCGTTCGCCGAGATCGTCTCGGCGGTCGGCAACACCGCCGTGGTCCTGCTGGGGGTCTGGCTGGGCCTGGACGGCGACCTCACCGCGGGCCGCCTCATCGCGTTCCTGTTCCTGATGACCCTGTTCATCCAGCCGATGATGATGGCCACCGAGATCTTCAACGAGGCGCAGAACGCCATCGCCGGCTGGCGCCGCGTCCTGGGCGTGCTGGACACCGTCCCCGACATCTCCGACCCGGGCGAGGCCGGGACGGTGCTGCCGCGCGGACCGGTGCGGGTCGACTTCGACCGCGTCACCTACTCCTACCCGGACGGCCCCGTCGTCCTGGACGACGTGACGGTGACCATCGAGTCGGGCACCCGGCTCGCCGTGGTGGGGGAGACCGGGTCCGGCAAGACCACGTTCGTCAAGCTCCTCACCCGGCTGATGGACCCCGACCGGGGCACCGTCCTGCTCGACGGGACCGACCTGCGCGAGATCGCGTTCTCGTCGCTGCGCGGCCGGGTCGTCATGGTCCCCCAGGAGGGATTCCTGTTCGACAGCTCCCTGGGCGACAACATCCGCTTCGCCCGCCCGGAGAGCACCGACGCCGAACTGCGCACCGCCATCACCGACCTGGGACTGGACGAGTGGCTGGACAGCCTCGCCCACGGCCTGGACACCCCCGTGGGCCAGCGCGGGGAGTCGCTGTCGGCGGGCGAGCGCCAGCTCGTCGCGCTCATCCGCGCCTACGTCGCCGACCCCGACCTGCTGGTCCTGGACGAGGCGACCTCCGCCGTCGACCCGCACACCGAGATGCGCATCCAGCGCGCCCTGGACCGGCTCACCCGGGGCCGCACCTCGGTGGCGATCGCCCACCGCCTGTCCACGGCCGAGGCCGCCGACCGGGTCCTGGTGTTCGACGACGGCCGCATCGTGCAGAGCGGCTCCCACGCGGAACTGGTGTCCCGGCCCGGCGTCTACGCCGACCTGTACGCCTCCTGGGTGCGCTCCTCGGCGTGA
- a CDS encoding ABC transporter ATP-binding protein, translated as MAQGTATAGERTEEDADGSAAAHRGVFGRGMKVLWVAARTEPWIFGVAVVGAMLHAAVTVGSASVLGYLTDNTIIPAFDQGATTTAALVGAGALLMAVGLGKAVGIAMRRMLAALMQFRLQARYRRAVARKYLELPLAWHHRHPTGQLLSNANADVEAAWQPLAPLPMAVGSVFMLVIAAVAMLVTDPLLALVAFVVFPFLVLVNVVFQRRVSPMASRAQALRAEVSGVAHESFDGALVVKTLGREDTETERFTESAHRLRDALIQVGRMRSMFDPVIETLPNLGVLAVLLLGMWRLSTGSIDPGDLVQIAFLFTLLSLPVRSFGWILGDLPRSVVGWDRVQSVLRSEGSMEHGDRTLDESAGGIALSARGVVFSYADSYDSDGRDLMSEDAQGPRTTVLDGVDLDIAPGRTVALVGPTGSGKSTLTTVLMRLVDPDEGTVSYDGVDVRELARDQIPRHAALVPQSTFVFEDTVRGNITLGEDIDDERVWAALRLARADGFIAELDGGLDAPLGEKGTTLSGGQRQRLALARAVVRDPRLLILDDATSAVDPQIEAQILGGLRERDASATVVVVAYRRATIELADEVVYLERGRVLARGTHTELLETSPGYNRLVTAYERASAENDAARAPVPEGPAPVDPTRRAAVRGDDLTEETSR; from the coding sequence ATGGCGCAGGGCACGGCAACCGCGGGAGAACGCACCGAGGAGGACGCCGACGGCTCGGCCGCCGCCCACCGGGGGGTGTTCGGCCGGGGCATGAAGGTCCTGTGGGTCGCCGCCCGCACCGAGCCGTGGATCTTCGGCGTCGCCGTCGTCGGCGCCATGCTGCACGCCGCGGTCACCGTCGGCTCCGCCTCCGTGCTGGGGTACCTCACCGACAACACGATCATCCCGGCCTTCGACCAGGGGGCCACCACCACCGCCGCCCTGGTCGGGGCGGGCGCCCTGCTCATGGCCGTCGGCCTGGGCAAGGCCGTCGGCATCGCCATGCGCCGCATGCTCGCCGCCCTCATGCAGTTCCGGCTCCAGGCCCGCTACCGCCGGGCCGTCGCCCGCAAGTACCTCGAACTCCCGCTGGCCTGGCACCACCGCCACCCCACCGGCCAGCTGCTGTCCAACGCCAACGCCGACGTCGAGGCCGCCTGGCAGCCGCTCGCCCCGCTCCCGATGGCCGTGGGCAGCGTCTTCATGCTCGTCATCGCCGCCGTCGCGATGCTCGTCACCGACCCCCTGCTGGCCCTGGTCGCCTTCGTCGTCTTCCCCTTCCTGGTCCTGGTCAACGTCGTCTTCCAGCGCCGCGTCTCGCCCATGGCCTCCCGCGCCCAGGCACTGCGCGCCGAGGTCAGCGGGGTCGCCCACGAGTCCTTCGACGGCGCCCTGGTCGTCAAGACCCTGGGCCGGGAGGACACCGAGACCGAGCGCTTCACCGAGTCCGCCCACCGCCTGCGCGACGCCCTCATCCAGGTCGGCCGCATGCGCTCGATGTTCGACCCCGTCATCGAGACCCTGCCCAACCTCGGCGTCCTGGCCGTCCTGCTGCTGGGCATGTGGCGGCTGTCCACCGGCTCCATCGACCCCGGCGACCTCGTCCAGATCGCCTTCCTGTTCACCCTGCTGTCCCTGCCCGTCCGCTCCTTCGGGTGGATCCTGGGCGACCTGCCCCGCAGCGTCGTGGGCTGGGACCGCGTCCAGTCGGTGCTGCGCTCGGAGGGCTCCATGGAGCACGGCGACCGCACCCTGGACGAGAGCGCCGGCGGCATCGCCCTGAGCGCCCGCGGCGTCGTCTTCTCCTACGCCGACTCCTACGACAGCGACGGCCGCGACCTCATGTCCGAGGACGCGCAGGGCCCGCGCACCACCGTCCTGGACGGCGTCGACCTGGACATCGCCCCCGGCCGCACCGTCGCCCTGGTCGGCCCCACCGGCTCGGGCAAGTCCACGCTCACCACCGTCCTGATGCGCCTGGTCGACCCCGACGAGGGCACCGTCTCCTACGACGGCGTCGACGTCCGCGAACTGGCCCGCGACCAGATCCCCCGGCACGCCGCCCTGGTCCCGCAGAGCACCTTCGTGTTCGAGGACACCGTCCGCGGCAACATCACCCTGGGCGAGGACATCGACGACGAACGCGTGTGGGCGGCGCTGCGCCTGGCCCGCGCCGACGGGTTCATCGCCGAGCTCGACGGCGGCCTGGACGCCCCCCTGGGGGAGAAGGGCACCACCCTGTCCGGCGGCCAGCGCCAGCGCCTGGCCCTGGCCCGCGCCGTGGTCCGCGACCCGCGGCTGCTCATCCTGGACGACGCCACCTCCGCCGTCGACCCGCAGATCGAGGCGCAGATCCTCGGCGGCCTGCGCGAACGCGACGCCTCCGCCACCGTGGTCGTCGTCGCCTACCGCCGCGCCACCATCGAGCTCGCCGACGAGGTCGTCTACCTCGAACGCGGCCGCGTCCTGGCCCGCGGCACCCACACCGAACTCCTGGAGACCTCACCCGGCTACAACCGGCTCGTGACCGCCTACGAGCGCGCCTCCGCCGAGAACGACGCCGCGCGCGCACCCGTCCCGGAGGGCCCGGCCCCCGTCGACCCCACCCGCCGAGCCGCCGTCCGCGGCGACGACCTCACCGAGGAGACGAGCCGATGA